From a single Collibacillus ludicampi genomic region:
- a CDS encoding BsuPI-related putative proteinase inhibitor, which produces MLLVKTDRRTYSYGDTVHFHLRLYNESTESRAYAFSTTQRFDIAVWNHDMLVWQWNKGRLFSQVAAMLTIQPGDSRVFSAEWDLRDMEGRRLPTGSYQIHVWMVSNEEKDSISIEVRE; this is translated from the coding sequence ATGCTGCTTGTGAAAACCGATCGAAGAACCTACTCATACGGAGATACCGTCCATTTTCATTTGCGTTTATACAACGAAAGTACGGAAAGTCGCGCTTACGCGTTTTCCACTACGCAACGGTTTGATATCGCTGTGTGGAACCACGACATGCTCGTATGGCAATGGAATAAGGGGCGATTGTTTTCCCAAGTGGCCGCGATGTTGACGATCCAACCCGGTGACTCAAGAGTATTTTCTGCCGAGTGGGATCTTCGAGACATGGAGGGAAGACGGTTGCCGACCGGTAGTTACCAGATCCACGTATGGATGGTCAGTAACGAGGAGAAGGACAGCATAAGTATAGAAGTCAGAGAATAA
- a CDS encoding Tex family protein, which translates to MSIQTPDYALEIAKALHLRKEQVAAAIRLFDEGNTIPFIARYRKEMTGELDEQQLREIDEKLTSLRNLQTRKEDVYRLIDEQGKMTEELAVQIVKAATLTEVEDIYRPYRPKRKTRASIAREKGLEPLKEWLVRDGQGDVLVQAGQYISEERGVFTAEEALQGALDIFAEEVSDDMEARKIVRELTFRKGILTSTAINPEVESVYEQYYKYEEPVSKIPPHRILAINRGEREEILRVSIEAPVEEILTRLQQLHLPERTTDATPHLQQAIIDAYKRLIAPSVEREVRAELTDKADEQAIRVFALNLKQLLLQPPVRGKVVMGIDPAYRTGCKLAVVDETGKLLDIAVTYPTPPQNKVDEAKRILTSLIEKHGVEIIAIGNGTASRETELFVAELLKEIPRQLVYIIVSEAGASVYSASPLAREEFPDLDVAERSAISIARRLQDPLAELVKIDPKAVGVGQYQHDVSQKRLEEQLAAVVESAVNSVGVDVNTASASLLSYVSGLSSQVAKNIVAYREENGKFRRRKELNKVPRLGPKTYQQCIGFLRIPDAEHPFDNTPIHPESYEAAEQFLETLGYRPEDILNPAVRKEIEEKFKGVDAAQMSASLGIGVPTLRDIMESLLRPGRDPREELPPPVFRTDVLKIEDLEIGMVLRGTVRNIVDFGVFVDIGLKNDGLVHISQLADRFVRNPMDVVSVGDVVNVRVISVDVKKGRVGLSMRDLPEQSPLPVH; encoded by the coding sequence ATGTCTATCCAAACACCCGATTATGCTCTGGAGATAGCGAAAGCCCTCCACCTCCGCAAAGAGCAGGTGGCCGCGGCTATACGTTTATTCGATGAAGGCAATACGATACCGTTTATTGCCCGCTATCGGAAAGAGATGACCGGTGAACTGGACGAACAACAACTGCGCGAGATCGACGAGAAACTGACGAGCCTGCGAAATCTGCAGACGCGCAAAGAAGACGTGTATCGACTCATTGATGAACAAGGGAAGATGACGGAAGAATTGGCGGTACAAATCGTCAAGGCGGCCACTTTGACCGAAGTGGAGGACATTTACCGCCCCTATCGCCCGAAACGGAAAACTCGCGCTTCGATCGCACGGGAAAAGGGACTCGAACCGCTGAAGGAATGGCTCGTGCGGGATGGACAAGGAGATGTACTCGTTCAAGCCGGACAATACATATCGGAGGAACGCGGGGTATTCACTGCCGAAGAAGCTTTGCAAGGAGCACTGGACATCTTTGCGGAAGAAGTGTCAGATGATATGGAAGCGCGCAAAATTGTACGTGAATTGACATTCCGCAAGGGCATTCTCACGTCCACGGCTATCAATCCGGAAGTGGAGAGCGTGTATGAACAATATTACAAATATGAAGAACCTGTGAGCAAGATCCCGCCTCACCGGATCTTGGCGATCAATCGCGGAGAACGGGAGGAAATCTTGCGCGTGTCGATCGAAGCGCCTGTCGAGGAAATCCTGACGCGCCTGCAACAATTGCATCTGCCTGAACGGACAACAGATGCCACTCCTCATTTGCAACAAGCGATCATCGACGCGTACAAGCGGTTGATCGCTCCGTCGGTGGAAAGGGAAGTACGTGCAGAATTGACAGATAAAGCGGATGAACAGGCAATCCGCGTGTTCGCCTTGAATCTGAAACAATTGCTCTTGCAACCGCCTGTCCGCGGAAAAGTGGTGATGGGCATCGACCCTGCCTACCGTACAGGTTGCAAGCTGGCTGTCGTCGATGAAACAGGTAAACTGCTCGATATAGCCGTTACCTACCCGACCCCGCCGCAGAACAAAGTGGATGAAGCCAAACGGATCCTGACAAGTCTCATCGAGAAACACGGTGTGGAGATCATTGCGATCGGAAATGGAACCGCATCGCGCGAAACGGAACTGTTTGTGGCGGAACTGTTAAAAGAAATTCCGCGCCAATTGGTTTACATCATCGTCTCGGAGGCGGGGGCGAGCGTGTATTCCGCATCACCGTTGGCACGAGAAGAGTTTCCCGATCTCGACGTGGCGGAACGGAGTGCGATTTCCATTGCCCGGCGTTTGCAAGACCCGTTGGCGGAGTTGGTCAAGATTGATCCGAAAGCGGTCGGTGTGGGACAGTATCAGCACGATGTCTCTCAGAAGCGGTTGGAGGAACAATTGGCGGCAGTGGTAGAGTCTGCCGTGAACTCGGTAGGGGTTGACGTGAATACCGCATCGGCTTCGCTCTTATCGTACGTATCAGGGTTGTCTTCCCAAGTAGCCAAGAATATTGTAGCTTATCGCGAGGAGAACGGGAAGTTTCGGCGTCGCAAAGAACTGAACAAAGTACCTCGCCTCGGTCCGAAAACGTACCAACAATGCATCGGTTTCTTACGCATTCCCGATGCCGAACATCCTTTCGACAATACGCCCATTCACCCAGAATCGTATGAAGCGGCAGAACAGTTTCTGGAAACTTTAGGATACCGTCCCGAAGATATCTTGAATCCTGCGGTGCGGAAAGAGATCGAAGAGAAGTTCAAGGGAGTCGATGCAGCGCAAATGTCTGCATCATTGGGAATCGGTGTTCCGACACTCAGAGACATCATGGAATCCCTGTTGCGCCCTGGGCGTGACCCGCGGGAAGAGCTCCCGCCGCCTGTGTTCCGCACGGATGTTTTAAAAATAGAGGATCTGGAAATCGGTATGGTGTTGCGGGGAACGGTGAGAAATATCGTCGATTTTGGCGTTTTTGTCGATATCGGCTTGAAAAATGACGGCTTGGTACATATCTCGCAACTCGCCGACCGATTTGTGAGAAATCCGATGGATGTCGTTTCCGTGGGTGATGTGGTCAATGTGCGCGTGATTTCTGTCGATGTGAAGAAAGGGCGCGTGGGCCTCTCCATGAGAGATTTGCCTGAGCAGAGTCCCTTGCCCGTTCATTGA